The DNA region gtacaggagaggaAGACGGGTGCTACAATAAGGACCTTGTACTttatgcaccccccccccctttagcaGCCTCTGTCTCTTCATTCAGATGTACACATGGCACTCCCGTTCACAGAAAGCACCTCGGCCACCGCCTATGAATTGTGGGTGTCCTGTGTTTCCTGACATGGATGCCTAGTAGTAAGTGCGATCTTACAGCACTGGGAAAACCAATGAAACCGTGTGGACCGTTGGGCACATTTGAGGTCCATTTGGAGGATGTCTCGGCACATCTTTTATAGTTGTTGAATGTGTATATTAATTATAGATTGCAGgtcttcaagaaaacaaaaatggatgTGGCAAGCACTTGGCTTTCCCTACATAAAGCTGTGAAATTTGAAATTTTGTCCTCAACGGGATACTTTTCCCAGTATATGTGCCTGTATAGCAAAATGTCCTGGAGCTCAAAATCAATACGTTTGTAGTATTTTTATAATgctaactagacattaagcccgttacaataacgggtgctagaacagtagtccataaacattagtaggaacagtctatattaaatggcaagggaccttttacctcattaaattttttccgtaaaatgcctatAATTGTCTCCGacggtaatactggctttgctgtccgtaatatgcgtttaattttctgtcacaacagtgggcaatcagcagattcttcccagcaactgatgtaatgtgcgccaaaataaatccacttttaaaagtcatcgtattgtaatatcatgaaaattcgtatatttaggaaaaccccttcaacgactgacactttaccgggccaagcttcttaatcgcaaatctgacatcctcagagtgaacacttgcacaacaatggggaagctggtctccgcgtctcagtacctgattggatttttcgtgttttatgttttacctcatttaccgaaatccgattggatcggccgcgcgatattttataggtcccgtcctcactgtcttgtgtgacgcctcaggcggcctttgaagcattgcaccacgcgtgcgcacttcaccagaagacacacacacggacactggacgcacacaggggttttattaaagaggatagcttTGCTAAATGTCTTTGGAATGGAGCgtctcattttttgttattttcacatCTTGATGTGCACACGTACTGTACACACAGAGACAGCCATCACTCCAGAAGTACTTAAATTGTGTTAACGGATGTGGTATATCTAGTAAAAGTGACTATTGACATCCTTAAACACCCCCAGTCCGACTTTCAGAACCACTGCTGCAGAATTGGGCACAAAGCAGCAGTGAACCTCTGACAGGATACCAGTCCATGGCTTGCACGGAGACGGatgatttagaattgccagtttaCTAAATTTGCACGCGTTTGGTGATGTataaagaaaactggagtatcctgggggaaaaaaaacctcACGGACGTGTGGAAAAACGGTCCGCTCATCACCTCTAGTAAAAGCAGGTGTGTTGTTCACACATGGGGCACTGGATCCATAATGCAGCACTGCTGACCACTCTGCAGCCATGCTGTCCAAGAAAATAAAGGAGTGACCTTAAACCTCACAATACTAAAGCAAACATTCAGCTAAACTGAAAGAGTTAATTGGGTTTATTTCTAGAATGTATAAGAGTTGATATGGAAAAGGTGAGTGCGGATATTTGTTGCTTTCAGTGGCACACAGTTGAAATGAATAATGTCACAGAAGTGTGGACTGATGTTGAGTGTTTACATGTTGCAGGTACTAAATTCTTCTATTCTTTATCTTTCTAGGAGGCGATATTTAACAAGACTGCAGGCAGTGTTATTCTTAAATCTTTTAATCTTTATACAAAGATTCTGACACTTTGGAGAAAAGGCCATGAACAAGGTACCAGCACTTGAATTGAACTCGCAGAGCATAACCCATGGGGAGTTTTGCCCGTTAGCCTGGCACAGTACTAGGGGGTTCTCTCTTTTCATGGGTTCAGCAGCCATGATTTTGCACTACAGCAGTGTGTGTGTTGTTTCTACATGTTGGCCTAGTCCCTTCCACATCCCGAAGGCACACAGATTAGATGGGCTAGCGACTCTGCACTGGCCTGCTGGTGTGTTTGAGCGTGTCTGGTGATAGACTGACGCCATGCCTGGGAgggagggggagggggggtttctgctgggattggcaccaacTCTTTGTTACCTTGACTTGGATAAGTCGGTAAGAAAATGTATAGATAACGAGAAATAGCAACGcatatttttgaagaaattatCAAGACTGTGCTATGTTTTTGCTGTCtagatactttttatttttttaattaaagctgagattgtgatgtacagtacatgtgattAGGTCAGTGGCTTTAGATGACCGGCTTAGAAATCTGTGGGATGAGAAGCTTTTTACGGACATTGGTAAAAACACaacacttaccgtatatactcgcgtataagtcgggtcttgaaacctgaaaaatctatTGTAAAAATTAGACtccaacttatacacccgttcaaaaacgcgacacttcattttatttatttacattttcttgcctcctccaatctctcatcagttcctcagacacatcgaattttgttgtagcagcgcagttaccaatttctttcaccatttcaacgacttttaatttaaaaccaactccatcgtagataactgatgctcttacgataaaggtgaaAGAGGGTGTGACATacataaaacagtgcaaatgtcgcttcagaatagttttggtattaccgtgtggtcacgtgggcacaatacatggaaaaaaaaaggcaggtgctccgtggttactctctcaggtgggtgttagcatagcataatctcttggatcaatagcgcgagttttcctcattcgacttatacgactgacattataaaatgccggaaattatacggtaaaatcaagccccgacttatccgcgggagaacttaaacgcgattATATATGGTAAATTAAAGAATGTTTTCATGTTGGTACAGGtgaaatattgcttcttaaactAAAAATTGGGAGTGCTCTCCTCTAGACttggggatgaatatttgaggagtaaaccgcaagacgatGATTATATTTGTATGTTATGTacatacaataaattaaattaatcaattaatcaaattaataatatatcgaacaattattataaacgtaaagttgaataaatcagactctgcagctgcatgaataaaaggtaacacTTTCACTACACCTTGTATACGAGAatgtaaacaatataaaatgtgcaagtttaaaaaaaccAAATCTGTACGATATAATGGGTTGTTTTGCTCTCTGCTACCTGACCGTTCTGTTTGCTCCGTTTGCAGTGGTAGCCCAGCTGAAGCACTTGCGAGCCGTCAGTGTTGAGGAGGAGAAAGTCCGCTACCTGGGAAAGGGCTATTTGGTGGTTCTACGCTTTGCCACAGGGTTCTCTCACCCACTTACTCAAAGTGCCACATTGAGTGGGAGAAGGTAAGATTTTGTGGTTCAGTATTAATTATCGTTGTTAATGAATTTATGTTTAGCATAAGTCCTTTGTTCACCTAGGGCTATGCTATCTGAAGTAAGCATGGTGGACCGTTATCCCCTTTTTATGTTCACCAGATGAAGATGTCTGTGCAGGGTCACAGCCCTGGTACTGAGAGTTTGGGGTCTATCAGTaactaaatatatccaaatacaGTAACTAATGCATTGTCAAAGATGCCCAGACCTTTAACTGTCTCGATCCCCGTGCCTCAATCCATTAAAATGGCTATACTTCCAAatcataaatatttttctgtgatCCCTGGTAAAAATCTCTACATTTCAAAGACTGTTATAAATGTTTCAGGCAGCTCTTTAATAAGGACACGGGTTTGGACCGTTCTGACTATGCAGATGTGAATTCCCGGCCTGAATATAGTCGGtttagagtttacatgttctcctcacgtccatgtgggttttcctccagatGTTCTTAATCTTcctttatataatagataagctGGCCCTGTGTGACAGAGTGTAGGTGTGCatgtgtgcccagtgatggactggcactcagtCCAGGGTTGCTTTCTGCCTTTTTACCCAGTATTGGTGGGATAGGCCCTGGTCTCCACAACGTTAAATGGGACCAAACAGGTTAGAGAATCTTGTGTATGAATGTCTGCTATTCTCGCTCCTAGTGGCAGATAATGAATCCAACTTTTATACAGTAAAAAatcctgtgtgtgtttgtaaataCATAACCTGTGAAAAGAAAGTAGACAGTAAATTCTCCTCTTAAAATGTACTGCATAGCCAAACCACTGTAATCACTTAAGGATAACCCTCCCCCcccctttaattaaaaaaggcaGAGGTTATTAAAGGGAAAGAGCCATGTATCTAGAGAAGGGTGAAAAATCCTGTGGCTCTGCTGGactcttgttgtattttatttccccTTCTGTGTAAGGCTTATCGATATCCACAATTTCCCATCTTCCACTCTTCCCTGCCAATGACTTGCTGCCTAAATCACTTGACGTCTTTCTGGTGTTATGCTTTTAAACACCACCAGGGCTAAAGTGAAtgtacaaaaaagttttttttagggTCATTAAATGTCACTACCATCCATTTCTACCCTCACTGTGCTTTGCCAAGCCTGGCAGTCTTAACACCATTTCCGGGTTGCTTGCTTTCTTCCTCTGGGTGCCAGGTGGCATGGCCATGCTGAACTCACAACAGTTCTTTGGTAATGCTGAACTGTCACTGGCTCCACCCCCTACCTTCTGCCATTTTGgtgcctccccccccccccccccctttaaaacTGTACCACCAGACTTGCTTTTGCCCCATTTGACATGCATTCTAACATCTGCAGGCCATTTCCAAGCTCTTCGCTGCAGGTAAGCGGCCTCGTAATGGTTACCCCTTTTCCTTTGACTCTTTCAGTGATGCAGAAGCGGTCGCCGAGTTGTTAAAGCGCTTTCTTGATCTCGATGAAAAAGTCGGATGTGAAGATGATGAAGTCAGCAGCACTGATAGTGACGAAGTCAGTTTTGAAGAGCACTAATTATCTGCACAAACACATTCCGGCCTCCATTCCCAAAACTGATTTGTTTCACAGACTGCACCTACTGCTGGAGTAACAATGTCTGCAAGAGAAGAAGACCTTCCAgatatcttatttttttataatgaccTTGCTACACTTCAAGTCCTTcagagatttagttttttttatttttgtatttatcttCTGCAGCTAGTGCCTTGCTGCCTGAGCTTACTGGATAAAGTAGAAGatcgtgctgttttttttttggtactgtataattttagttttttaccGTAATCACTAGCTTTTAAGGGAAAAAAACGGAATTTTACTGAAGGCTTTTGTTCACATAGCTGCTAGATTGTTTTTTAATACAAGATTAAATATATTGCGTCCATATAGATCTAAGTAAATGCTatagatgttttttaaaaaaaaaaaaaggggggggggggcttctaCATGTGAAGGAATTTTAATCTGCTGAAGTATTTGGCAGCCTGAAGCCACTGGGGCTTAGCTGCAGAAAATATGAGCTCGCTTTTATGGCCGTCGTGAGTAGAATTGTAAATGTGCTGCTCTACTGGCCACGCTGGCCTGCTGAATCCAAATTGCTTTGTCATACCGGATTGTGGCATCTCGTGGTGGGATTCACTAACGCTCTCAGACGCATGGAGAAGATCAAAGTAGGAAAAGACCGTCTGGCACTGCGACGTTTGGATTATAGGTAGTATTACGTCAGGGCTTGGCCTTATTTTTAAGGTTGCTCTATTCATTGTATTATAAACTGATTTCTATGCAAATGTACAACTCTACAACGTGCGCTAATCACTGCTTTCTTTCAGAATACTtgaagtaaaaggaaaaaaaaaaagaaagtgaccaGTTGTGCTGTGTGGTCCCCGTGGTTTGTTCGTTGCAgttcattgtttcctttttttcttatcttctaaTGTTGGGATgtttaaaggccatgtcacagtACACAACTTTGGCAGCAGTTTTCAGTGGCCGAGTTCATTGAAATAATTTGAGTGAGTTGTAGGAAGTCCTGGCATGCTGCTGTGTCCGTCCGTCATACcagtccaactagtctgtgacttgcCCCAACAGAATCAAACCAATTTTTGCCCTAAATTGTAGGGATGTGCTCTGTGTGCATGAAGGCTGACAACCAACGAGCCCCCACCCAGAAGTACCATGCAGATTGTAACGCTACAGTTCAAGTCCTTCTGAGTTTTAGTTATCTGTTTATCTTCTGCAGCTAAAGTCTTTCTGCCCGAGCTGACCAGATAAAGGTAAGTGGTTGGTGGGTACCTCACAATTAGAAGAGATGTTTGTCTGTCAACTgggttgtgttttatgtaccactaTAGAATGGAACAAAAGGGCAGAGGTTGCTTGCTGCACATGCTGTACCAGTAAACCCTTCACGTAACCACCAGGTCCATcgggcagcatgttattggctatcagaaaaaggGACAAACGCGGGATATTTGTGAAATATGAAACTGTACTGGAAAGTCATCACGCGGACGCATCATTTGACATCCCCAGCGTTTGCGAGTTGTGCAGACTGACTTACTGCAGTTGTCTCTTTGACATCACCTCCgtttagaagtcatgtaatgtgacaataGCCAAAGCGGAtgaaattttgatgtttttacaAGAAGAAACAAAATTTTTCCCCAGTGTCTGTGGGGCACACACTGTGGCTTCATGATATCCGTGCGCTGAGGTGTACAATTGTCGCtgtgcagtctgcatgttctccctgtgcctgcgtgAGTTCACCTCACCTCAAAGCCATCTAGTTTTCCTTCCACACACCCGTCTCTAAATTGTCCATGAGTGAGTATGGCTGTGTGGACCTCAGTGTCTCCCTGTCAaggactgcttcctgccttggGTCTCGTGcctcaactggattaagtgggtttgagaattctAGAAATGCTCCTCCGGTGTACTTTGGTAAACTGGTATCATTGTTCACTCTCTTTGTAACATAGAACCCATTGTAACGGCAAAGAGTCATTCTAAACGTCGTTCATTTGGAAACGAACTCCTGCTCGTACCCAGACTTCAATTTTAAAGACAGTTTTAATATTCCTGTCTATTGAATGAAGTTGCCTGtgtatttcataaaaaaaaaaaaaaaaaatcttttataaacttgtgcacaagacaaagaaaacattaaaattgtgGGTAGGGACCTTTTCACTTGGGCATGCAATTGGCAAATATTCTGCATAATGCAAAAGctgtctttatttaattttctgccaTGCTAATTGTCAAAATACATGTGTACAATAAAGAGTGTGGCCTGCTCACATTATAGTAGCAGAAGAAAATGACAGACGGCTGCGTCTTTGTCATTTTCTGGGGTCACAACATTAATGTCCTCACTGTGCATAAACAAACAGAATCCAGTAACAAGTAGTGACCAATGTATGATATGTTGGCACTCCCCTGATAAACAATAACACTATGTCAAGGTGCAGAActtcattttattgaataaaaaaacaaatcaacttgCATGAAGTACCACTTACTAGGGTTGCGTGGTATATAGTACtggaaaaaaacacatatttgaaAATGGTACGATACCAGCATTTCGGGAATAAATGTCAGCATTCCTCTCAGTACCAACCCCAAAATAACCGTCCATCGACATTCGTTATTGTAGTAGTGGAAAATGTCCATTTCTTTCACTTCACGAAATGAAACTGCACGCTTCAACGCCATCGGACCTTCATGGGGGGGGGTTGGGTCCCCAAAACCACCCGAATCTCATTACCCCCCCACCCCATCATTACAATTGCTTTGCAACATCATTGGGAGTTTACTGCTATCAAGGGAGTAGTGATGCACCAGGGAGACTGGCGTAGGACGGGAGTTTTGGAATCATCTGGCGGTTGCTTTGGAATGGCTTTCATATGGGCactgaggtctgaaagctggtGTTGATACTGAAGTCAAAATGCCAGCACTCATCCAACCCCTTAACCCTGCTTCTACTTTTTCAGTTATATTCCTGGTTCTAGAAAACGTGTGGTGGGAcgcaatatatacatatatgtatatatgtacacacactaaTATGCAATTTATACATACACTAGCTGTGTGAGCCCGTGCTGTGAAAAACCTGGGGTCCAAGAAACTTTTGAAATCGTCACAAGAAATATTTGTTGGCAGTTTTGTTTTGGCAATGTGCTCACcttacttgtgtattagcggctaagcaagttttcctCAGCGATTTAACTTTCCtgatggagtcgctttctttcagcttcatgctgtagcctcgcacttccatgcgtagatatttatatataagatatgaacAGTTGTTGTCT from Erpetoichthys calabaricus chromosome 14, fErpCal1.3, whole genome shotgun sequence includes:
- the LOC114665300 gene encoding cytochrome b-245 chaperone 1 homolog, which encodes MGYMVVEAHTATLLHLKRSPGYRSWSLLVGISSVGLAAAYYSSDSWMWKLFYVTGCLFVAIQNVEEWEEAIFNKTAGSVILKSFNLYTKILTLWRKGHEQVVAQLKHLRAVSVEEEKVRYLGKGYLVVLRFATGFSHPLTQSATLSGRSDAEAVAELLKRFLDLDEKVGCEDDEVSSTDSDEVSFEEH